One part of the Dyadobacter sp. 676 genome encodes these proteins:
- the pnuC gene encoding nicotinamide riboside transporter PnuC gives MNSLMTDWLNQPLSLAGLATTMLEILGFVTGAICVYLNTRQNVLGWFFGIVNAVLYGVVFWQVRLYADMGLQGYYFLTSIYGWWIWKFGGQNHDGVHVTRTPAKLYPVFGSIFIAVTLSWGFLLGRFTDASLTYADSALTIASLIGQWMMARKYLENWIVWIVADTAYVVMYFYKDLHLTAILYAVFLVLAVMGYVQWRRDVVRHSQGWS, from the coding sequence ATGAATTCCCTCATGACCGACTGGCTCAACCAACCCCTTTCCCTGGCCGGATTAGCGACCACAATGCTCGAAATACTGGGTTTTGTAACGGGCGCGATCTGCGTTTACCTCAACACCCGCCAGAATGTACTCGGCTGGTTTTTCGGAATTGTCAATGCGGTGCTGTACGGCGTTGTTTTCTGGCAAGTGAGATTGTACGCCGATATGGGTTTGCAGGGCTATTACTTCCTGACGAGCATTTACGGCTGGTGGATATGGAAATTCGGTGGGCAGAATCACGACGGCGTGCATGTAACCCGCACACCCGCGAAACTCTACCCCGTTTTCGGATCGATCTTTATTGCCGTAACCCTCTCCTGGGGCTTCCTGCTTGGCCGGTTCACCGACGCGAGCCTCACATACGCCGATTCCGCATTAACGATCGCCAGCCTGATCGGCCAATGGATGATGGCGCGAAAGTATCTCGAGAACTGGATCGTCTGGATCGTCGCCGACACGGCTTATGTGGTTATGTATTTCTACAAAGACCTGCATCTCACGGCAATTCTGTACGCGGTGTTCCTCGTGTTAGCGGTTATGGGGTATGTGCAGTGGCGCCGTGACGTTGTCAGGCATAGTCAGGGATGGTCATGA
- a CDS encoding DUF1501 domain-containing protein, with amino-acid sequence MEKLLRELQHADVLRQTRRHFLQSAGFGLGALGLGSLLGSCGSSKAGEAAGASESLASTGIPQFAPKAKRVIYIHMAGAPSQLELFDYKPELEKYHGKDCPAEFLEGKKFAFIQGVPKMLGPQGKFAQYGQSGAWLSDYVPYLQTVADEITFLKAMHTDQFNHAPAQLLLHTGSARLGRPSLGAWAVYGLGSENRNLPGFIVLASGGRQPDAGKSVYGSGFLPSVYQGVQCRTGGDPVLYVTDPKGMNRNIRKQTIDAINEINRQTYEEVRDPEILTRISQYEMAFRMQMSVPEVMDVSKEPQFILDMYGVKAGEGSFGMNCLLARKLVENDVRFVQLFDWGWDGHGTNATDNVEGGLRAKCQISDRPIAALIKDLKMRGLLEETLVVFGAEFGRTPMQENRNGVVMPYMGRDHHLEAYTMWMAGGGVKRGYSHGETDELGYYGVKDRVHVHDLQATILHLMGFDHEKFTYPFQGRNFRLTDTEGKVVKQIIA; translated from the coding sequence ATGGAAAAGCTACTAAGAGAACTACAACACGCGGACGTGCTGCGCCAGACGCGCAGGCACTTTCTGCAATCGGCGGGCTTCGGTCTGGGCGCTTTGGGGCTCGGCTCGTTGCTCGGGTCATGTGGCTCATCGAAAGCCGGCGAGGCCGCGGGTGCTTCGGAATCGCTGGCATCGACCGGGATCCCGCAATTTGCTCCTAAGGCCAAGCGCGTGATATATATTCACATGGCCGGCGCTCCGTCACAACTCGAATTATTCGATTACAAGCCGGAGTTGGAAAAATATCACGGAAAGGATTGCCCGGCGGAGTTTTTGGAGGGAAAGAAATTTGCATTCATCCAGGGAGTGCCGAAAATGCTGGGGCCACAGGGTAAATTCGCTCAATACGGTCAGTCAGGTGCCTGGCTGTCGGACTACGTGCCCTATCTGCAAACCGTCGCCGACGAGATCACGTTCCTGAAAGCCATGCATACCGATCAGTTCAACCACGCTCCTGCGCAGTTGCTCCTGCATACGGGTAGCGCGCGGCTGGGCCGTCCGAGCCTCGGAGCATGGGCTGTGTACGGGTTAGGTTCCGAAAACCGCAATTTACCCGGCTTTATCGTACTGGCCTCCGGCGGCCGGCAGCCCGACGCAGGTAAAAGTGTGTACGGCAGCGGCTTTTTACCTTCGGTGTACCAGGGTGTGCAATGCCGCACCGGCGGCGACCCTGTTTTGTATGTGACCGACCCGAAAGGAATGAACCGGAATATCCGAAAGCAGACCATCGACGCGATCAATGAAATCAACCGGCAGACTTACGAAGAAGTGCGCGACCCGGAAATTCTGACGAGGATCAGTCAGTATGAAATGGCATTCCGCATGCAGATGTCGGTGCCCGAAGTGATGGACGTTTCGAAAGAGCCGCAATTTATTCTCGATATGTATGGAGTAAAAGCGGGTGAAGGGAGCTTTGGTATGAACTGCCTGCTGGCACGGAAGCTGGTGGAAAACGATGTCCGTTTCGTACAGCTTTTCGACTGGGGCTGGGATGGTCATGGTACTAATGCCACCGATAATGTAGAAGGCGGCCTGCGCGCCAAATGCCAGATTTCAGACCGGCCTATTGCAGCATTGATCAAGGATTTGAAAATGCGCGGGCTATTGGAAGAAACGCTGGTCGTTTTCGGTGCGGAATTCGGACGGACGCCCATGCAGGAGAACAGGAACGGCGTGGTAATGCCTTATATGGGCCGTGACCATCACCTCGAAGCCTATACCATGTGGATGGCGGGAGGGGGCGTAAAGCGCGGGTACAGCCATGGCGAAACCGACGAATTGGGCTATTACGGTGTGAAAGACCGTGTTCACGTCCACGATTTGCAGGCGACGATCCTGCATTTGATGGGTTTCGATCATGAAAAATTCACCTATCCTTTTCAGGGAAGGAATTTCAGGCTGACGGACACCGAAGGCAAAGTTGTAAAACAAATCATCGCTTAG
- the rhaM gene encoding L-rhamnose mutarotase produces the protein MAQETVKAFRMQLKPGFEAEYKKRHDEIWPELSRLLKEAGIKEYYIFLDQETLALFAFQKLEANDTTAGLAGLPIMKKWWDYMADIMEVNPDNSPIAVACPEVFRL, from the coding sequence ATGGCGCAGGAAACAGTAAAGGCATTCCGGATGCAGCTCAAACCCGGATTTGAAGCAGAATACAAGAAAAGACACGACGAAATATGGCCGGAATTGAGCCGGCTCTTGAAAGAAGCAGGTATTAAGGAATACTATATTTTCCTCGACCAAGAGACACTTGCGCTTTTTGCATTTCAAAAACTGGAAGCGAACGACACCACCGCCGGCCTGGCCGGGTTGCCGATAATGAAAAAATGGTGGGATTACATGGCCGATATTATGGAAGTCAATCCCGACAATTCTCCGATCGCCGTAGCCTGCCCCGAAGTTTTCAGATTGTAA
- a CDS encoding DUF1553 domain-containing protein codes for MHTRFLIGLVVVAVPVMYFSWGGLPWGKKVDYNADVKPILNKHCMGCHGGVKKAGDVSFLFEHEMLEPGKSGKIPVVRGDADASEMIRRIVTDDPDEKMPKNGTPLNEKEIGILKQWINEGAEWETHWAYRKIEKPDVPSLNSFSNLFGLLNTGDKAWAKNEIDHFVAEKLRKEGLKTSPEADRATLLRRVSLDITGLPPSEKEVQDFVNDKSPDAYEKVVDKLLKSPAYGERWTSMWMDLARYADTKGYESDGGRTMWRYRDYVVKSFNEDKPFDRFTIEQLAGDLLPEKKDGFPKEENVIATGFHRNTMTNNEGGTDDEEFRTAALIDRVNTTWEVWQGTTFACIQCHSHPYDPIPHEDYYKYAAFFNNSRDEDVWDEWPKLRFYKGEDSARFERVKNWIKKFDPKDLEAKTQFMKVIEPKINAHNFIKGDQSTVLVISYYGVKDKGNARIPQVNLTGADNVLMNIGTKAENAVLTLHLDKLDGPVLSTIKVPTRDTVIIAPITKTAGKHDVYLSLSSPKAPEEWVRITWAAFQRALPGAGQPGYEQIVADYATTLTRPTESMPVLWEGKGDFARKTNVFVRGNWMVKGPEVKPDVPKLLAPMPKGAPRDRLGLARWIVSRDNALTGRVIVNRFWEQLFGRGIVETVEDFGSQGAEPSHPELLDWLAVSFMEDYKWSVKKLLKTIVMSATYRQDSRSDDHRKEKDPYNVWLSRGPRVRLSAEQVRDQALACSDLISNKMYGPSVMPPQPDKIWQSPYSGESWVVSQGEDKYRRAVYTYWKRTAPYPSMTTFDAPSREFCQSRRIITNTPLQALVTLNDPVYLEAAEKLASKMKTRGKTPEQQLKEGYRLLTFKPIEQKSLNVLMKVYKDALNEYRQKPSEVDSILVYGKEKSPELAALTVSANVLLNLDNVVTKE; via the coding sequence ATGCATACCAGATTTTTGATCGGCTTAGTGGTGGTGGCGGTGCCGGTAATGTACTTTTCCTGGGGCGGGTTGCCCTGGGGAAAGAAGGTGGATTACAATGCCGATGTAAAGCCGATCCTCAACAAGCATTGCATGGGCTGCCATGGCGGCGTGAAAAAGGCCGGGGACGTGAGCTTCCTGTTCGAACACGAAATGCTGGAACCAGGCAAATCGGGCAAGATACCTGTTGTGCGCGGCGACGCGGACGCCAGTGAAATGATCCGCCGGATCGTGACCGACGATCCCGACGAGAAAATGCCGAAAAATGGTACGCCGCTTAATGAGAAGGAAATCGGCATTCTCAAACAATGGATCAACGAAGGGGCCGAATGGGAAACGCATTGGGCTTACAGGAAAATCGAAAAGCCGGATGTGCCGTCGCTGAACAGTTTTTCCAATCTGTTCGGCCTGCTGAATACGGGCGACAAGGCCTGGGCTAAAAACGAAATCGACCATTTTGTCGCCGAAAAACTCAGGAAAGAGGGCTTGAAAACCTCGCCGGAAGCCGACCGCGCCACGTTGCTCCGCCGGGTAAGCCTGGATATTACAGGTTTGCCGCCCAGCGAAAAGGAAGTGCAGGATTTTGTCAATGACAAATCCCCCGACGCCTATGAAAAAGTGGTGGATAAGCTCCTGAAGTCACCCGCTTACGGCGAAAGGTGGACATCCATGTGGATGGACCTTGCCCGCTATGCGGATACAAAGGGTTATGAAAGCGACGGAGGCCGCACGATGTGGCGCTACCGCGATTACGTGGTCAAATCCTTCAATGAAGACAAGCCTTTCGACCGTTTCACCATCGAACAGCTCGCCGGCGACCTGCTGCCCGAAAAGAAAGATGGTTTCCCGAAAGAAGAAAACGTCATAGCGACTGGTTTCCACCGCAATACGATGACGAATAACGAGGGCGGAACCGACGACGAAGAGTTTCGTACAGCAGCATTGATCGATCGCGTCAATACGACCTGGGAAGTTTGGCAGGGAACCACATTTGCGTGCATTCAATGCCACAGCCACCCGTACGATCCCATTCCGCACGAGGATTATTACAAGTACGCGGCGTTCTTCAACAACTCGCGTGACGAAGATGTGTGGGACGAATGGCCAAAGCTGCGGTTCTACAAAGGCGAAGATTCGGCCCGTTTCGAAAGGGTTAAGAACTGGATAAAAAAATTCGATCCCAAAGACCTGGAAGCCAAAACGCAGTTCATGAAGGTGATCGAACCGAAGATCAATGCGCATAATTTCATCAAGGGCGACCAGTCTACCGTGCTGGTGATTTCCTATTACGGAGTCAAAGACAAAGGCAATGCCCGCATTCCGCAGGTAAACCTCACCGGGGCCGACAATGTGCTGATGAACATCGGTACCAAAGCCGAAAACGCCGTTTTGACCTTGCATCTGGATAAACTGGACGGCCCGGTGCTTTCGACCATCAAGGTGCCCACACGCGACACGGTGATCATCGCGCCGATTACCAAAACTGCCGGGAAGCACGACGTTTATCTGTCGTTAAGCAGCCCCAAAGCGCCGGAAGAATGGGTGCGCATTACCTGGGCGGCATTCCAGCGGGCATTGCCGGGGGCGGGTCAGCCGGGTTATGAGCAGATTGTCGCCGATTACGCTACCACGTTGACGCGGCCGACGGAGAGTATGCCGGTACTTTGGGAAGGGAAAGGCGATTTTGCCAGAAAAACCAATGTGTTCGTACGCGGCAACTGGATGGTGAAGGGTCCGGAAGTGAAACCGGATGTTCCCAAGCTGCTTGCGCCGATGCCGAAAGGTGCCCCGCGGGACCGGCTCGGACTCGCCCGGTGGATCGTAAGCCGCGATAACGCATTGACCGGCCGGGTGATTGTAAACCGTTTCTGGGAACAGCTATTCGGAAGGGGGATTGTGGAAACGGTGGAAGATTTCGGCTCGCAAGGCGCGGAACCGTCCCATCCCGAACTGCTCGACTGGCTGGCAGTGTCGTTTATGGAAGATTACAAATGGAGTGTCAAAAAGTTGCTGAAAACGATCGTCATGTCGGCCACGTACCGCCAGGACTCCCGCTCCGACGACCATCGTAAGGAAAAGGACCCTTACAATGTGTGGCTCTCGCGCGGCCCGCGCGTACGCCTGAGCGCCGAGCAGGTACGCGACCAGGCGTTGGCATGCAGTGACCTCATTTCCAATAAAATGTACGGCCCGAGTGTGATGCCGCCCCAGCCCGATAAAATCTGGCAGTCGCCTTACAGCGGCGAGAGCTGGGTAGTGAGCCAGGGCGAGGACAAGTACCGCAGGGCAGTTTACACCTATTGGAAAAGGACAGCGCCGTACCCGTCGATGACCACTTTCGATGCGCCGAGCCGGGAATTTTGCCAGTCGAGAAGGATCATTACCAACACGCCCTTGCAGGCATTGGTGACCCTCAACGACCCGGTGTACCTCGAAGCGGCCGAAAAACTGGCTTCAAAGATGAAAACACGCGGCAAAACGCCTGAACAACAGCTCAAAGAAGGTTACCGGCTGCTGACGTTCAAACCTATTGAGCAGAAGAGTTTAAATGTATTGATGAAAGTGTATAAAGACGCGCTCAATGAGTACCGGCAGAAGCCCTCTGAGGTGGACAGTATTTTGGTGTATGGAAAAGAAAAATCGCCCGAACTGGCCGCGCTGACCGTTTCAGCGAACGTATTACTGAATCTGGATAACGTCGTGACGAAAGAGTAA
- a CDS encoding c-type cytochrome domain-containing protein, whose protein sequence is MLIPLLQASPWALFIGRFHPVLVHLPIGFLLVAALIEIGRRTGKIVVSESAVVFVLFWSAVSATFACIAGYLLSLGGGYDEDLLGAHMWKGIGVAVFAWVAWLVKSDRLVGKLSFGKAVYLPAFAVAVVLTMTAGHDGGSLTHGDGYLTQYTPEPFRSLAGMDPIEEKAKEIKPITDVQQAVVYKDIVQPILEARCTQCHNASKKKGDLRMDELALLIKGGENGPALVPGKGAESDMIKRCLLDENDDNHMPPKGKPQLSTEQIALLSWWIDQGAPADKKVSELTVPDQVKPALASLGGGSPTGGQGAVKQKESAIATLKVAPAKDADIQALRKAGLIVNTLSQDQNLLEVSAVNAPQFSDKDIALLLPVAEQVTWLKLGGTQITDGALKEIAKLKNLTKLHLEYTGVTDQGLAQIKGLPHLEYLNVIDTKIGDSGLKNIAAMKSLRSIYVWQSAVTDSAVAQTARQTPGLQIVNGFSEAEVAQFLKAGDSTATKPVAAKK, encoded by the coding sequence ATGCTCATTCCTCTTCTTCAGGCGTCGCCCTGGGCGCTTTTTATCGGGCGGTTTCACCCGGTGCTGGTGCATTTGCCGATTGGTTTTTTATTAGTTGCCGCCCTTATCGAAATTGGCAGGCGGACAGGTAAGATCGTGGTAAGCGAATCGGCCGTGGTATTCGTGCTGTTCTGGTCGGCAGTGAGCGCCACATTTGCCTGCATTGCCGGCTATTTGCTTTCGCTGGGCGGCGGCTACGATGAAGACCTGCTCGGCGCGCACATGTGGAAGGGCATTGGCGTGGCAGTATTCGCCTGGGTGGCCTGGCTTGTGAAGTCGGACAGGCTGGTTGGTAAGCTCTCTTTTGGTAAAGCGGTTTATTTGCCCGCATTTGCCGTGGCCGTCGTGCTGACGATGACTGCCGGCCACGATGGCGGCTCGCTTACCCATGGCGACGGTTATCTTACCCAATATACGCCCGAGCCCTTCCGGAGCCTGGCGGGAATGGACCCGATCGAAGAAAAAGCGAAGGAAATCAAGCCTATTACCGATGTGCAGCAGGCGGTAGTATACAAGGACATAGTTCAGCCCATTCTCGAAGCGCGTTGCACGCAATGCCATAATGCGAGCAAGAAAAAGGGCGATTTGCGCATGGACGAACTTGCATTGCTCATAAAGGGCGGCGAAAACGGCCCGGCGCTGGTACCCGGAAAAGGAGCGGAAAGCGATATGATCAAACGCTGCCTGCTCGATGAAAACGACGACAATCACATGCCGCCCAAAGGCAAACCGCAACTAAGCACCGAGCAAATCGCATTGCTTTCGTGGTGGATCGACCAAGGTGCCCCGGCCGACAAAAAAGTGTCAGAGTTGACCGTGCCGGATCAGGTAAAACCGGCCCTGGCTTCTTTGGGCGGCGGTTCGCCAACAGGCGGCCAGGGCGCAGTTAAACAGAAGGAATCAGCGATTGCGACATTGAAGGTAGCGCCGGCGAAAGACGCCGACATTCAGGCGTTACGTAAGGCGGGCCTCATTGTCAATACTTTATCCCAAGACCAGAACCTACTGGAAGTGAGCGCCGTGAACGCGCCGCAGTTCAGTGACAAGGATATTGCATTGCTGCTGCCCGTCGCTGAACAGGTAACCTGGTTGAAACTCGGGGGCACGCAAATCACCGACGGTGCTTTGAAAGAAATAGCGAAATTGAAAAACCTCACCAAACTCCACCTCGAATACACAGGCGTAACCGACCAGGGCCTGGCGCAGATCAAAGGCCTGCCACATCTGGAATACCTGAATGTGATCGATACCAAAATCGGGGATAGCGGGCTGAAAAATATCGCGGCCATGAAAAGTTTGCGCTCTATTTATGTGTGGCAATCGGCTGTTACCGACAGTGCGGTTGCCCAAACGGCCCGCCAGACGCCTGGTTTGCAGATCGTCAACGGTTTCAGCGAGGCAGAAGTGGCGCAGTTTCTGAAAGCAGGCGACAGCACGGCAACCAAGCCGGTAGCGGCAAAGAAATAG
- a CDS encoding barstar family protein: protein MKNTHFLLAREESDVRKTFLGAFIAHIDGNKATSVKDFHEAIAAAMHFPDYSGKNLDALDEMLNDLEWIDEKKVIIYIENSGAWLSKEKSEEKLLTIIDIFDATAEDWKWLDEEEEGVAKKELQIVFQDSQRMRTLLEDQEIPFDTLD, encoded by the coding sequence ATGAAAAACACACACTTCCTGTTGGCCCGGGAAGAATCCGATGTACGTAAAACGTTCCTGGGCGCATTCATAGCCCACATTGATGGAAACAAGGCAACGTCTGTCAAAGATTTTCACGAGGCAATCGCCGCTGCCATGCACTTCCCGGATTACTCCGGCAAAAACCTTGACGCGCTCGATGAAATGCTCAACGATCTCGAATGGATCGATGAGAAAAAGGTAATTATCTACATTGAAAATTCCGGGGCGTGGCTTTCAAAGGAAAAGTCGGAAGAAAAGCTGCTGACAATCATCGACATTTTCGATGCCACCGCCGAAGACTGGAAATGGCTCGACGAAGAGGAAGAAGGCGTAGCAAAAAAGGAATTGCAAATCGTTTTCCAGGATTCTCAGCGCATGCGTACCTTGCTCGAAGATCAGGAAATACCGTTCGATACGCTCGACTGA
- a CDS encoding TIM barrel protein has protein sequence MTRRDFINTATAASTAGALTTFESIADSNKAPAQFDNKLSLKVLGTNWGFRGTTDQFCEAIKKEGYDGIEMWWQGSRDKQKELFDALKKHNLEVGFLCGSGEKDYRTHLNAFKSQIDAATTQWPVKPLYINCHSGRDHFTYEQNKAFIDHTTEASVKSGIPIYHETHRGRMLFAAHIARNFIEENPALRLTLDISHWCNVHESLLQDQEETVQLALARVGHIHSRVGHEEGPQVNDPRAPEWEAAVKAHLAWWDKVVEYKVKSGETLTVLTEFGPPNYQPTVPFTHQPLSDQWGINVHMMHLLRKRYLK, from the coding sequence ATGACCCGCCGGGATTTTATCAATACAGCCACCGCCGCTTCCACAGCGGGAGCTTTAACCACCTTTGAATCGATTGCCGACAGCAACAAGGCCCCGGCACAGTTTGACAACAAACTCTCATTGAAAGTGCTCGGCACCAACTGGGGTTTCAGGGGTACGACCGATCAGTTTTGCGAGGCAATCAAAAAGGAAGGGTATGACGGCATCGAAATGTGGTGGCAAGGTTCGAGGGACAAGCAAAAGGAGCTTTTTGACGCATTGAAAAAACATAACCTCGAAGTAGGATTTCTCTGCGGATCGGGCGAGAAGGATTATCGGACACATTTAAATGCATTCAAATCGCAGATCGACGCGGCAACGACGCAATGGCCCGTGAAGCCTCTTTACATTAACTGCCATAGTGGCCGCGACCATTTTACCTACGAGCAGAACAAGGCGTTTATCGACCACACCACCGAAGCAAGCGTCAAAAGCGGCATCCCTATTTACCATGAAACCCACCGTGGACGGATGCTTTTTGCCGCACACATCGCCCGGAATTTCATCGAGGAAAATCCCGCATTGCGGCTGACGCTCGACATTTCGCATTGGTGTAATGTGCACGAAAGCCTGTTACAGGATCAGGAGGAAACCGTTCAGCTCGCACTTGCACGCGTGGGGCACATACACTCGCGCGTGGGACACGAAGAAGGCCCGCAGGTGAACGATCCTCGCGCGCCGGAATGGGAAGCCGCAGTGAAGGCGCATCTGGCCTGGTGGGACAAAGTCGTGGAATACAAGGTCAAGAGCGGCGAAACCCTGACCGTTCTTACCGAGTTCGGACCACCAAACTACCAGCCTACCGTGCCATTCACCCATCAGCCGCTGTCCGATCAGTGGGGCATTAATGTGCATATGATGCATTTGTTAAGAAAGCGGTATTTGAAATAA